One window of the Candidatus Bathyarchaeota archaeon genome contains the following:
- the iorB gene encoding indolepyruvate ferredoxin oxidoreductase subunit beta, which translates to MDTCNVVLAGVGGQGILLAAEMLGTAAVKEGYNVRVSELHGMAQRGGAVVSHVRIGEKALAPTVLEGTADVIVGFEPMEALRNIRFASRNTIVLANTKAFKISGAEYPPVEKLLEQLRSFTRNIVPVNAATLAEKAGAVITQNIVMIGALAATGKLPLKTETLKEALRELVPAKYLDINMRAFELGYNAVKTLHAAV; encoded by the coding sequence GTGGATACGTGTAACGTTGTGCTTGCTGGGGTCGGAGGGCAAGGGATACTGTTGGCGGCAGAAATGCTCGGAACGGCTGCAGTCAAAGAAGGCTACAATGTGCGTGTAAGTGAGCTTCATGGCATGGCTCAACGAGGCGGAGCTGTTGTCTCACACGTACGCATCGGCGAAAAAGCACTTGCACCCACAGTTTTGGAAGGCACCGCAGATGTAATCGTCGGCTTCGAACCCATGGAAGCCCTTCGAAACATCAGATTCGCCTCGCGAAATACAATAGTCCTTGCAAACACCAAGGCTTTCAAGATTAGCGGTGCTGAATATCCACCGGTAGAAAAGCTTCTTGAGCAACTCCGAAGCTTCACGAGAAACATTGTCCCAGTTAATGCTGCAACGTTGGCGGAAAAAGCTGGCGCCGTAATAACCCAAAACATAGTGATGATAGGGGCGTTAGCGGCTACTGGAAAGCTTCCGTTGAAAACTGAGACTTTGAAAGAGGCTTTGCGTGAATTAGTGCCAGCCAAATATTTAGACATAAATATGAGAGCTTTTGAGTTGGGCTACAACGCTGTCAAAACATTGCATGCAGCAGTCTAG
- the iorA gene encoding indolepyruvate ferredoxin oxidoreductase subunit alpha: MPDIRVLLEDAEGKCVLLLGNEAIARGALEAGIGVVTTYPGTPASEIGDSISAIAKNAGMYMEYSTNEIVALETAAGAAICGVRALSVMKHVGLNVAADALMTLAYVGVRGGMVIVTADDPECYSSQNEQDNRYYALLSKLPFLEPSNAQEAKDMVPYAVKMSEQQQLPVLLRTTTRISHTRGPVTFGALEKANLKGEFVKDVKRFVMVPAHARTQHKVLLEKVERAKKISETSPFNRIVRQGKTIGIISSGAAYNYVAEAVEFLDLDAGILKLGMTHPLPEQKIIKFLKSHDKIVVVEELAPYLELHIKAMAKDQSPNVAIYGKMKTSFFPYFGELSTRIVVEALAKITGKEPLINFKAIDEKYSQAREILLPRPPILCPGCPHRASFHIIKTVTAGKAVVSTDIGCYALGIQPPLQVGDVLICMGASIGTAGGISKVAGLDAVAVVGDSTFFHAAIPGLANAVYNNHKVTLAVLDNLTTAMTGQQPHPGTGKTGMQTETNRILIEDVARGLGVKYVKVVNPFKVREATEIFKEALKTSGPSVVVFRAPCTLLVLRERRKKGIKVAPMKITDECNNCMVCVKLTGCPALVVKEDRVTVDGTLCTACTLCMSVCPYNAIQGGTV, encoded by the coding sequence TCGTGTGTTGTTAGAAGATGCGGAAGGTAAGTGTGTTCTTCTTTTAGGCAACGAGGCAATCGCTCGCGGCGCCTTAGAGGCGGGAATCGGAGTGGTGACCACTTATCCCGGCACGCCAGCGTCTGAAATCGGTGATTCTATCTCTGCAATCGCAAAAAACGCAGGTATGTATATGGAATATTCAACTAACGAGATTGTGGCTTTGGAAACTGCGGCAGGTGCTGCCATTTGCGGCGTGCGAGCGCTTTCCGTCATGAAACATGTTGGCTTGAACGTGGCTGCGGATGCTTTGATGACACTTGCCTATGTGGGTGTTCGAGGAGGCATGGTGATTGTCACGGCTGACGATCCTGAATGCTACAGCTCCCAAAATGAACAAGACAACCGCTACTATGCCCTGCTTTCCAAGTTGCCTTTTCTTGAACCATCCAACGCTCAAGAAGCAAAAGACATGGTGCCCTACGCCGTGAAGATGTCAGAACAACAACAGCTGCCAGTCTTGCTGCGTACAACAACCCGAATAAGCCACACACGAGGACCAGTAACCTTTGGAGCGCTAGAAAAAGCGAACTTGAAAGGAGAATTTGTCAAAGATGTTAAGCGTTTCGTCATGGTTCCAGCCCACGCGCGGACACAACACAAAGTCTTGCTCGAAAAAGTTGAACGTGCCAAAAAAATCTCTGAGACGTCACCCTTCAACAGAATAGTGCGACAAGGCAAAACAATCGGAATAATCTCTTCCGGCGCAGCCTACAACTACGTAGCCGAGGCAGTGGAATTTCTAGACTTAGACGCTGGAATCCTAAAACTCGGCATGACCCACCCACTCCCAGAACAAAAAATCATTAAATTCCTAAAAAGTCACGACAAGATCGTCGTTGTCGAAGAGCTGGCACCCTATTTAGAACTACACATCAAAGCAATGGCCAAAGACCAATCGCCAAATGTGGCAATCTATGGCAAAATGAAAACGTCTTTCTTCCCTTACTTTGGCGAACTATCAACTCGTATCGTAGTTGAAGCCCTTGCTAAAATAACTGGCAAAGAACCGCTCATAAATTTTAAGGCAATTGATGAAAAATACAGTCAAGCGCGCGAAATTCTGCTGCCCAGACCGCCAATTCTCTGCCCAGGTTGTCCCCACAGAGCCTCGTTTCATATAATAAAAACTGTAACTGCTGGGAAAGCGGTGGTATCGACGGACATTGGTTGTTATGCGTTAGGTATTCAGCCTCCGTTGCAGGTTGGCGACGTGCTCATTTGTATGGGTGCAAGCATAGGAACCGCTGGAGGCATTAGCAAGGTTGCTGGTTTGGATGCGGTAGCTGTTGTTGGTGACTCCACGTTTTTCCACGCAGCAATTCCAGGTCTTGCTAATGCAGTTTACAACAACCACAAGGTCACGCTTGCGGTGCTAGATAACCTTACAACTGCAATGACTGGGCAGCAGCCTCACCCTGGAACTGGAAAGACCGGCATGCAAACAGAGACGAATCGCATTTTGATAGAAGATGTTGCGCGAGGGTTAGGTGTCAAGTACGTCAAGGTAGTTAACCCTTTCAAAGTCAGAGAGGCCACTGAAATTTTTAAGGAAGCTTTGAAGACGTCCGGTCCTTCAGTGGTTGTTTTTCGTGCACCTTGCACGTTATTGGTCTTGCGGGAAAGGCGGAAGAAGGGAATCAAAGTGGCGCCAATGAAAATTACAGACGAGTGCAATAATTGTATGGTGTGTGTCAAATTGACGGGTTGCCCTGCGCTTGTGGTGAAAGAAGATAGGGTTACGGTTGATGGAACGTTGTGTACTGCCTGTACGCTGTGCATGTCAGTTTGTCCTTACAACGCTATTCAAGGAGGCACCGTTTAG